In a single window of the Chondrocystis sp. NIES-4102 genome:
- a CDS encoding mannose-1-phosphate guanyltransferase: MKAMILAAGKGTRVRPITYTIPKPLIPILQKPVMEFLLELLRQHGFDQIMVNVSHLAHEIEGYFRDGQRFGVDIGYSFEGSIVDGKLVGQAVGSAGGLRKIQDFNAFFDDTFVVMCGDALIDLDLTAALKKHKSLGAIATIITKKVPKEDVPSYGVVVTDDQGRIKSFQEKPSVEEALSTEINTGIYIFEPEIFDYIPPNVEYDIGGELFPKLVDKKAPFYAVSMDFEWVDIGKVPDYWHAVRGVLTREIKNVNIPGTEVFPGIYTGLNVAVNWDKVDITGPVYIGGMTKIEDGAKIIGPSMIGPNCYICSGATVDNSVIFEYSRLGEGIRLVDKLVFGRYCVDKTGAAIDLQAAALDWLITDTRKNPAEQQLNEHKAIKDLLLKEDS, translated from the coding sequence ATGAAAGCCATGATTCTGGCTGCTGGTAAAGGCACTCGTGTTCGTCCCATAACTTATACAATCCCTAAACCATTAATTCCGATTTTGCAAAAGCCAGTCATGGAGTTTTTGTTAGAACTTCTACGACAACATGGTTTTGATCAGATTATGGTTAACGTAAGTCACCTAGCCCATGAAATAGAAGGTTATTTCCGTGATGGTCAACGTTTTGGGGTGGACATTGGTTATTCTTTTGAAGGTAGTATTGTTGATGGTAAGTTGGTAGGTCAAGCAGTAGGCTCGGCTGGAGGCTTACGTAAGATCCAAGATTTTAATGCTTTTTTTGATGATACTTTCGTAGTTATGTGTGGGGATGCTCTAATTGATTTAGACTTAACCGCAGCACTTAAAAAACATAAATCTCTTGGCGCGATCGCAACTATTATTACTAAGAAAGTTCCTAAAGAGGATGTTCCAAGTTATGGTGTAGTAGTTACTGATGATCAAGGGCGAATTAAATCTTTTCAAGAAAAACCTTCGGTTGAAGAGGCTTTAAGTACCGAAATTAACACGGGAATTTATATTTTTGAGCCTGAAATATTTGATTATATTCCTCCAAATGTCGAATATGACATCGGTGGTGAATTATTTCCTAAGTTAGTAGATAAAAAAGCTCCTTTTTATGCTGTCTCGATGGACTTTGAATGGGTAGATATCGGCAAAGTTCCTGACTATTGGCACGCTGTAAGAGGTGTATTAACTAGAGAGATAAAAAATGTTAACATTCCTGGAACAGAGGTTTTTCCAGGAATTTACACGGGTTTGAATGTCGCGGTAAATTGGGACAAAGTAGATATTACTGGCCCTGTTTATATTGGTGGGATGACTAAAATTGAGGATGGGGCAAAAATTATCGGCCCTAGTATGATCGGCCCTAATTGTTATATTTGCAGTGGTGCTACCGTTGATAATAGTGTCATTTTTGAATATTCTCGTTTGGGTGAAGGTATTCGTTTAGTTGATAAGCTCGTTTTTGGTCGTTATTGTGTTGATAAAACAGGAGCAGCGATCGATTTGCAAGCAGCAGCCTTGGACTGGTTAATTACTGATACTCGTAAAAATCCAGCAGAACAACAACTCAATGAACACAAGGCTATTAAAGATTTGTTGTTGAAAGAAGATAGTTAG
- a CDS encoding chromosome segregation and condensation protein ScpA, with protein sequence MNITPAQNAIANLINLAERGEIDPWDVPVINIIDRFLAELGLMGETDLPKQEADLPRSGQAFLWASMLVLFKADSLDLWESELAQIEEEEFLETEILVESASGSLPANLEQHLRRRTSLQPIGKRRVTLQELIEQLEHIAAEIEAASTDSSPRRSSSSRSAAIKAIAQLAHNENLTELAAQLESFLVLNLAQLASERDYVDWENLLQRWHTTEFAQVNSYDHLESTNLDRAGVFWALLLLSAQSKVELSQQEFYQDLRIRPLN encoded by the coding sequence ATGAATATAACTCCTGCTCAAAACGCGATCGCCAATTTAATTAATCTCGCAGAACGCGGGGAAATTGATCCTTGGGATGTTCCCGTAATCAACATCATTGATCGTTTTTTAGCCGAATTGGGGCTAATGGGCGAAACAGACTTACCAAAACAAGAAGCCGATCTACCTCGTTCTGGTCAAGCGTTTTTATGGGCATCTATGTTGGTATTATTTAAAGCCGACAGTCTTGATTTATGGGAATCGGAATTAGCACAGATAGAAGAGGAGGAATTTTTAGAGACAGAAATATTAGTAGAATCAGCTTCTGGATCTTTACCTGCTAATTTAGAGCAACACCTGCGTCGGCGTACTTCCCTACAACCGATAGGCAAACGTCGTGTAACCTTACAAGAATTGATAGAACAATTAGAACATATTGCTGCCGAAATTGAAGCTGCTAGTACTGATAGTTCTCCCCGTCGTTCTTCTAGTTCTCGTAGTGCAGCCATCAAAGCGATCGCTCAATTAGCTCATAATGAAAATTTAACTGAATTAGCTGCTCAGTTAGAAAGCTTTCTGGTTCTGAATTTGGCTCAGTTAGCCTCAGAGCGAGATTATGTAGATTGGGAAAATTTGTTGCAAAGATGGCATACAACTGAATTTGCTCAAGTTAACAGTTATGATCATCTAGAATCTACCAATTTAGACCGTGCAGGAGTTTTTTGGGCATTATTATTACTCTCTGCCCAATCGAAAGTAGAATTGTCTCAACAAGAGTTTTATCAAGATTTAAGGATTCGTCCTCTTAATTGA
- a CDS encoding transketolase domain-containing protein, which translates to MTATTTRFPIDLDAYQPLALDPKNPKLTDEQREALKANIKLCREAIVFFTATGAARGVGGHTGGPFDTVPEVVILDAFFRGAPDMFVPIFFDEAGHRVATQYLMAVLHGELPKEDLLNYRGANSRLPGHPELGLTPGVKFSSGRLGHIWPYINGIAIANPDKVVVCLGSDGSQQEGNDAEAARLAVAQNLNVKLFIDDNDVTIAGHPSEYLPGYSVEKTLTGHGLSVNEGDGEDLDDLYSRMCAAVTSDGPVALINKRPMCPGIEGVEGSTHGHDVIAVDKAIAYLEKQGQGAAVDFLKNIKKPSNDYQFLGVSEKLGSNRNVFGDAVVSVLSKMSDAERKASVVFIDSDLEGSCGFKQIHDAYPDVFIPSGIMERGNLSAAAGFGMAEGKQGVFATFSAFLEMCISEITMARLNKSNLLCHFSHAGIDDMADNTCHFGINNMFADNGLDDGYETRLYFPADANQMRACVEKVFHQPGMRFIFSTRSKVPMVLDESGNEIFGGDYTFTPDKDEVIREGDAGYIVSFGDALYRALDAVERLKQEGINVGLINKSTLNVIDEEMLAKIGKAPFVLVVESFNRRTGLGIRFGSWLLERGLTPKYGYLGVHEEGCGGLWEQFPYQGIDPEGIMSHVKGFLDQ; encoded by the coding sequence ATGACTGCAACAACTACTCGTTTCCCCATCGATTTAGACGCTTATCAACCCTTAGCCTTAGATCCTAAAAACCCCAAACTGACAGACGAACAAAGAGAAGCCCTTAAAGCCAATATTAAATTATGCCGTGAGGCAATTGTTTTTTTTACTGCTACAGGTGCAGCTAGAGGCGTTGGTGGTCATACTGGAGGCCCTTTTGATACTGTTCCTGAAGTGGTCATTTTAGATGCCTTCTTCCGTGGTGCGCCTGATATGTTTGTACCAATATTCTTTGATGAAGCAGGACATAGGGTTGCAACCCAATATTTAATGGCGGTGCTACATGGAGAATTACCAAAAGAAGATTTATTAAATTACCGTGGTGCAAACTCCAGATTACCAGGACACCCCGAATTAGGTTTAACTCCAGGAGTAAAATTTAGTTCTGGGCGTTTAGGACACATTTGGCCCTATATTAACGGTATTGCGATCGCCAATCCTGATAAAGTAGTAGTTTGTTTGGGTTCTGATGGTTCACAACAGGAAGGGAATGACGCAGAAGCAGCACGCCTAGCAGTTGCCCAAAACCTCAATGTTAAGTTGTTTATCGATGATAACGATGTAACCATAGCAGGACATCCTTCGGAATATTTACCAGGTTACAGTGTAGAAAAAACCCTTACAGGTCATGGTTTGAGTGTGAATGAGGGAGACGGCGAAGATCTAGATGATCTTTATAGTCGTATGTGTGCTGCGGTAACTAGTGATGGGCCAGTTGCTTTAATCAATAAACGTCCCATGTGTCCTGGAATTGAAGGAGTCGAAGGTTCTACCCACGGACATGATGTAATTGCAGTAGATAAAGCGATCGCATATTTAGAAAAACAAGGACAAGGTGCAGCAGTAGATTTTCTCAAAAATATCAAAAAGCCCAGCAATGATTATCAATTTTTAGGTGTAAGCGAAAAACTTGGTTCTAACCGCAATGTCTTTGGGGATGCTGTTGTCTCCGTACTAAGTAAAATGAGCGATGCCGAAAGAAAAGCTAGCGTCGTCTTTATTGACAGTGATTTAGAAGGATCTTGTGGTTTCAAACAAATCCACGATGCTTATCCTGATGTCTTTATCCCCTCTGGAATTATGGAACGGGGTAATCTTTCTGCTGCTGCTGGTTTTGGGATGGCAGAAGGCAAACAAGGTGTCTTTGCTACATTTAGTGCATTTTTAGAGATGTGTATTTCAGAAATCACTATGGCACGCCTCAACAAATCCAATCTTTTGTGCCACTTCTCCCACGCTGGTATTGATGACATGGCTGATAATACCTGTCACTTTGGGATTAACAATATGTTTGCCGACAACGGCTTAGATGACGGTTATGAAACTCGTCTTTATTTCCCCGCCGATGCTAATCAAATGCGTGCTTGTGTAGAAAAAGTATTTCACCAGCCAGGAATGCGCTTTATCTTCTCCACTCGTTCTAAAGTACCAATGGTTCTAGATGAATCAGGTAATGAAATTTTTGGTGGTGACTACACTTTCACTCCTGATAAAGATGAAGTAATTCGCGAAGGCGATGCAGGTTATATCGTCAGCTTTGGAGATGCCCTTTATCGTGCTTTAGATGCCGTGGAACGTCTTAAACAGGAAGGTATTAACGTCGGTTTAATTAATAAATCTACTCTTAATGTAATCGATGAAGAAATGCTTGCCAAAATAGGTAAAGCACCATTTGTTCTAGTAGTTGAATCTTTTAACCGTCGTACTGGCTTAGGTATTCGTTTTGGTTCTTGGTTACTAGAAAGAGGCTTAACCCCTAAATATGGGTACTTAGGAGTTCATGAAGAAGGCTGTGGTGGACTTTGGGAACAGTTCCCTTATCAAGGTATAGACCCTGAAGGAATTATGAGCCATGTTAAAGGGTTTCTTGACCAATAA
- a CDS encoding putative group 1 glycosyl transferase, giving the protein MPYKLLVVTTVPITIRSFLLPFVQHFKSLDWQVDGMAQGLSKDLECVQALDRVWDIQWSRNVLDPRNLLAGVSRVKEIVAQGNYDLVHVHTPIAAFVTRYALKDVPNTKVIYTAHGFHFYQGGSALKNAIFLNLEKLAGAWTDYLIIINQEDEIAAKKHSFLPSERIYYTRGIGVDTNFYASRQATPAEIQQIRQELNLADQDYLLLSIAEFTPRKRHRDLLNALAKLSNPHIHLALAGEGPLRTDIEQLAIQLDIASQVHFLGFRTDIPVLIQAAKAVLLVSQQEGLPRSIMEAMCLATPVIGSDIRGTRDLLTDGCGILVKLGDTNAIASAMAQVVNDPQSSAAMAQKAQAKMVSYDIKEIIKQYTDIYHLALAELYPTPN; this is encoded by the coding sequence ATGCCTTACAAACTATTGGTAGTTACTACAGTCCCTATTACTATTCGCAGTTTCCTATTACCATTTGTCCAACATTTCAAAAGCTTAGACTGGCAGGTAGATGGGATGGCACAAGGACTAAGCAAAGATTTAGAATGCGTTCAAGCACTCGATCGCGTCTGGGATATTCAATGGTCAAGAAATGTTTTAGATCCTAGAAATCTTTTAGCAGGGGTGTCACGAGTTAAAGAAATAGTAGCCCAAGGAAATTATGATCTAGTTCATGTTCATACTCCCATTGCTGCTTTTGTTACTCGCTATGCTCTTAAAGATGTTCCTAATACTAAAGTAATATATACTGCTCATGGTTTTCACTTTTATCAGGGAGGCAGTGCCTTAAAAAATGCTATTTTTCTTAATTTAGAGAAGTTGGCTGGTGCTTGGACAGATTATTTAATTATCATTAATCAAGAGGATGAAATCGCTGCAAAAAAACATAGTTTCTTACCCTCAGAACGAATTTACTATACTCGTGGAATAGGAGTTGATACCAATTTTTATGCTTCTCGTCAGGCAACTCCAGCAGAAATACAACAAATACGCCAAGAGTTAAATTTAGCCGATCAAGATTATCTTTTACTTTCCATTGCTGAATTTACTCCCCGTAAACGACATCGAGATTTGCTTAATGCTCTTGCTAAATTATCTAACCCTCATATTCATTTAGCTTTAGCAGGAGAAGGGCCCTTAAGAACAGATATAGAACAATTAGCTATCCAATTAGATATCGCTTCACAAGTCCATTTTTTAGGATTTCGTACCGATATACCCGTTTTAATTCAGGCTGCAAAAGCAGTTTTGTTAGTATCTCAGCAGGAAGGCTTACCCCGTAGCATCATGGAAGCAATGTGTTTAGCTACCCCAGTAATAGGATCAGATATACGTGGTACTAGGGATTTACTTACAGATGGTTGCGGTATTTTAGTAAAATTGGGAGATACCAACGCGATCGCGTCTGCAATGGCACAAGTTGTTAACGATCCTCAAAGTTCGGCAGCAATGGCACAAAAAGCCCAGGCTAAAATGGTTTCTTATGATATTAAGGAGATTATTAAGCAATATACAGATATTTATCATCTCGCCCTAGCTGAACTTTACCCAACGCCAAATTAA